The DNA region GAAATTATTTCTTCCCTGTTCTTTCCTATGGTTTCGAGTGTTCTGAAGAGTGTCCGTTCTTCGAAGGTCTTAAGGTTAAAGGTTTCAAGGACTTCACCTCGATTTATCCATCCACTGGCCTTACTTATGCTGAGATTTTCTGTCAGCTTGTAACTTAGAAGAGCTTGGATGAGAGAGTTTAGGTCTCTTCCTTTCTTTTTGTATTTCTCAAAAACACCTGAAAAGGTTAATTTTTCATATTTGTTTTTTACAGCAAGAATGGTTCCAATAGGAAAGCATATATTCTCATTTGGGATTATTTCATCTGTCCTTAGTTTCGTTTGGTATGTCATTAATAACAAACATGCTAAGGACAATATTATTATTTATCTGTCAAAGTCAGGTCATAACGAGAGGGGCGTATCTCATCGTTGCTTATGAGATTGGGAAACGAACAAAAAAAACATGTGAAAAATTATACTAAAACTGAGACTCCTGCAATGTTGGAAGGATTAGCTGATCATCAATGGAATTGGGAGCAATTTTTTTATTTTCCATTAAGTATCCTAAATTGTGACACACCCCAATATTTCATATATTCTTATTCAATTAATAAACATCATTTATGTAAGTTAACCGCATTATTCGCATACAAGGT from Methanosarcinales archaeon includes:
- a CDS encoding IS1634 family transposase, whose amino-acid sequence is MTYQTKLRTDEIIPNENICFPIGTILAVKNKYEKLTFSGVFEKYKKKGRDLNSLIQALLSYKLTENLSISKASGWINRGEVLETFNLKTFEERTLFRTLETIGKNREEIIS